Within Buteo buteo chromosome 10, bButBut1.hap1.1, whole genome shotgun sequence, the genomic segment CTGGCTTTGGCCTCACACCTCTGAGAGCTCGGTTCCTGTCACGAAACAGGTGGACCTGTTATAAACGCttattcaatattttgtttgcagAATGGAAGAGGAATTGGCAGCTCCTTCCACATCCACAGACAAGACGGACAGGTGAGATGGGAGTTGCAGTTGTCGGTTACTAAAGAATGCGAAATCCCAAAGGTTATTGAGTTAAACAAAAAGGGCATCCGTCAAGTGGGTTGTTAGGCTTGAAGTTTAAGAGATGTGGATGCTGTAGATGCTGAAAACTTGTACTCGCCAGTAGTCTGCACAAGTCTAGTGTAACAAAACTCTTTCAAGGACTGATAAATACACAGATACCGGCTGTTGCTTAGGAGGTTCTCGATTTGTGAGTTAGTACTGGGGAAGCATTGGGGAGGTATGAGTATGTGACTAGGATGGAGTAGTACTCCTCTGTGGGCAGCTCCTCTTGTCCCAGTCCAGGGTACTGGACTGGGATGAACCCTCTGAAATGGAGCTGTGTGAGATGTGCTGAATTGAAACTAAGGCTTGCATCTATCATTCTTTTCAAATGCATCATGCTGTACTATGAGAAGCCATAAATTggatttattcttctttttcttggctTAGCTGGCATCGGAGTCTGGTGAAACACTGTACGGTAGTCAGTGTTGTATTGGTACGCAACTCTTAAAGTATATTCTTTAGCATCCTATGTCATATTAGATTCTGATACCCGCTTCTTGCAGTGGTTGGTTAAAATTAACCTGTCTGCCCTCGGTCTTCGGAACTAAAAGTTGGTCcagatttaaacaaacaaaaccaaacaaccccctCTGCCCTGGTAATTCTGACCAGTGTAAGGTATGCAACTCGCTCTTATATAAAGCTGACTAGGTTTTGAAAGCTGGATACAAAATTGCTATGGAAACTAATAGAATCCTGtatttgatttatatttttttttttttcccccctctccagTATGGATGTGGATGGAGAATCAAAGAAACTATTGGGTTTAGGACAGAAACACTTGGTAATGGGAAATATTCCGGCTGCTGTTAATGCGTTCCAGGAAGCTGCGAGCTTACTGTGAGTAGTAGGaggttttgtgtatttttgtaGGGCTTGGTTTTCAGCTTGACTGTGCTAATGTGGCTTATAGAAGAAAGATTGAGATATTTACATTACATATGCTGCTGTATTTATAATACAACCAGGGAGAGGATGAACTATTGAAACTAACTCAAGTGTTGGACAATGCTGTAGTTGGTGTGCAGTTTAGCTTTTGTGATAGTAACTGCCAGCGCAGCTCCCTAAGGAGGAAAAGGGgtttggtattttgttttgcagtgtaTGGTTCTGATGTCtgttaatatgaaaataatgagATAGTGTTACTTGCTAGTAACTTGTTTACTAGTCTTGATCAGTCTCTGAGGGTGATGCCTCCTTGGGTTTTAGATTAGTTTGCTTTGCTGGATGTTTGAGAGCCACATCTAGCTAAGTGAGAGGAGCATTCATGATTTGTTTGAAACAATGGGAGGTGAGCTAAGAAACCGATTCTTCCTGACCAGGAATTTTTAGCTTTCAAGTTCATGCATCAAAACTTAAACTAGGCACAGGCAAATAATTCTTCATTACTTTTGTAGGGGTAAAAAATATGGTGAGACAGCGGATGAGTGtgcagaagcttttttttactATGGAAAATCTCTCCTGGAGTTAGCAAGGTATGCTAACAGTTTCTCATTTCATTAAGAGTCTGCCTAGCATAACAGCATTTCACCCTCATATATGCCGAGTCACAGGGTTAGACTAGAACTTCATAAATGCAGGGTTGCACTGGGTGGGATGGGCCATGGCATTGCAGCTTGTGCAGTTAAAACAGTGTTATTACAAAAGCTAAGGGataacaaacttttttttcttttagaatggAAAATGGTGTGCTGGGAAATGCCTTAGAAGGGGTGCAGgttgaagaggaaggagaaaaagctgaagatgATTCTGTGTTACCAACTGTTGATGGTATGTAAAGCTGTCTGCCATGTTATGGAGGCACCAAGCTGTGTTTTCTTGTCTAAACGATCCAAGTTCAGTCCATTGGTATCTTAGGTGGCCTGAGTTACTCTGTTGAAACTCTTAGCAGCCtgaatggactttttttttgttcttctaatCTTGCTTAAAGATTGAACAAACCTCTAAAACTTCTGCAAGGAACTGGTCACTGAAAGCATGTGTAAAGGGTCACCAGGTGTCTGTGTCCTGAAACACTGCATTCAAACTTGCTTTCTTAAGCTTCACAGTCAACTTGAACTGCTTTGTAACCTTGTAGCAGTACACTGTGTGTAGTAGGACAGGTCAGTCTCTCTGTAAAAAGTCCAAGAACAGCATTTTATACTCCCCGCAGCTGGAGATAATACAGGAATTCCTGTCGATCCAGACTATTAAAACACTGGCACCTCTTGCTTAGCTGTGACTAAAAATGCTAGCGCGCAAAACTGCACACTGCTTGAGCGGCTGCTTGCAATAATGCAgtctggggaaggggaagggattTGCTTAGTTCAAGTTACTATGTTGGTTGTGTCCTAATTCCTTGTACTTTGAAAATGGAGCTTTTAGGAATGTCATCTAACTTGATGACAAACCAACACACTGGAGGGTCTGAGGGTGGTATTGTCAGTGCCCATTAATGTCTTTATCACTAAACTCGAAGAAATGTTTATGCTTCCTCAATCATGTAGAAGAAGCAAGGGAGGAGTTGAGAGAACAGGTATATAACGccatgggggaaaaagaagaagccAAAAGGTCTACAGAAGAGTCTCCAGTACTATCTGAGAAGGAAATCAAAGAGGAGGATGTTGAAATGAAAGagatcacagaagaaaaaccaacaGAAGAAGCAAGCGCTGACAAGGACGTAAAACTTGAAGAGGCTGAAGAGAAGATGGAggtttctgtggaaaaagaagtagcttcagaagagcagaagcagcaggtagCTGTGGAAAAGGAGGCTATGAAAGAGGAGGCAGCTGTGGAAGAGAAAGTAgtggaaaaagagcaaaagatgGTCCCTGAAGACAAGGTAGCAGAGgcagctgaggaggaagagagaatgaCAGAAGTGTCAGACAAGGAGGTGAAGGCAGCTGTGGAagaggctgaagctggagaaTTGGCTGtggaagagaagggagaggtgggagagcAGACAGCggaagcaacagaaaaagagccagctgtggaaaagagagaggctGTAGaagggcaggcagaggcagctgtgGAAGAGAAGGCAGTAGCACAAGTGACAGCAGAAGTGCAGGCAGCAATCACTgtggagcagaaagaagctaCAGAAGGGGAAGTAGAGGCAGCTGAACAGAAGGTGGAGGAGAAACAAGAGCCAGTAGAGACAGCTACAGAAGAGAAACCAGATGAATCTAAAGAGACAGAGTCCTCAAAGGAACCTGTGCCCACAGAGGGCAAAGAGCCATCTAATGACATggaagaaaaggctgaagtaGCTGCTAAGgtagagaaagaggaaaagaaaggtgaCCTGATGGAAGAGGGTGAAGGTGCTAAggtagaaaaagaagagaaagatggCCTGATGGAAGAGGGAGAAGGTAACAGTGAGAGGAGAAAAGTACTTGTGGGTGGATGACTTGATGGATTTGGCTAACAATGGGTAAAAAGTGTTCCATTCAGAATTTTCTGTTTGCCTTAGAATAAGGAAAAGGCACAGTAAAGGGGCTCTTGAAGGATTTTACATCCAAGTAAAGTTTCAAGGAGTAGTGAACAGTCTCGGTTTCTCTAGACTAACGCTTAACTAACTGCAAAGCAAATCTTACTTGAAAGCAAACTTACAGCCCTGTGAAATGTGTAAGTAATGGCTAGGCTGGTGGAGAATACTGAATGGATGTTCACTTGCATGCATCTGGGTTTATTGCACTAACCTTCAAATAACTTGAAGCACAAGTTGCCTCTGGTTATAAccgtattttattttaaaacagtggagcagaaaaataacagctgaATACATAACAAAATAGTAAATCTGCTTTTGGTGGGGGGAAGGAACTCTCCATTTGAGTCTTTCTGGTGGTAATTACAAGTGAGAATTTGGTTGGCAAATCTAAACTTAATTTGCCCTGAAACCTGAAGGCTTATTGCTACTATCTAGTACAGTCTTCCAGCTACCTAGCTTTTTCTGCCATTCTGCTTCCCTGCTTCATTATAGCTGTTTTCAGGATTATGTGAAAGTAACTGTCGTggtcaacattcttctcatactgaacccaaaacatagcactataccagctactaggaagacaattaactatcccagctgaaaccaggacagtaacCTAGTAAAACTTGTACACTTTGCTGAAGTATTACTTGCATGGTCTTAGTAGGCCAGCACTTTCTGTTGCACAAGTTAATTGATGAGCTGATAATTGAAACTTTGCTTGTCAGTAACTCAGCTTCACAGGAAGAGCCTTATTTTAGGAGTGGCAGATACAGACTAAATAGTTCTGGACACTGAAAGGATTTGTACTGCTGGGCACAGTGAACACTCAATGGTGGAGCAGCTGCCTAACAAGGTGTCTGTCTGGATAGAGTATAATGCACCTAGAGTAGTTATCCACTCCTCATCAGGCTGAGGAAAGGCTGTTTATGTACAcatactgctgcttttgtttttttccccaaccctGTTAGTGTGAGGACAGTCTTGAACATCCTCATCTGCTGCTGTGTCATTCTAGACTCCTCCCactatttaaattttaactttCTAATATCTCTTCTGTTTTACCTTTGATCAAGCTGTCCTCATACTCATAGGTTTGGCCCTCTCAGTGGTAGGTGTGTGCGTTTTGGGAGTTAGATTAACGAGCTTATGGGTTCTCTAGTGTCCATTCCATCAAGGTCCTCATATTCTGGATATAGTCAGTGGTCATGATACAGGGAATTAAGTGTGCAACTTTAGCATGCAAGTCAACCAATGCTCTAAAGTTATTAGCCATACTCCTTCACATTTTCCCGAAATGTTTTCTACTGGTAGAATAGATCATGCACTGCTCCTACACAGTATCAGAAGTCAAATCAGTGTTACACAATAGCAGGTTCATTAATAACATTGCTACTTAAATGTCTGACACGAGGAACATGAATTCAGAAACAGTCTTATTTGTACGCAGCTTGGCAGCCATCTTGTTGAAAATGCTTGTTATCTTGTTATCTGTAGTGTGAAGTCCAGCAACTGACCTGTACCTCCAGGGCTGCACAGGATCCTGTGGCTTCAGTGGGAGTTCACAGTGCATTTGTGGGAACTGAATTCTGTGCAAGTTTCTGTTCTAGATAGTATGAAGTAAAACTTAAAATGAGGACTGAGGGAGCCTGGAACCTCTTTTAGTCTACAGTGCCTAACACTTTCAGCAagatggctgctgctgctaggAATTTAATGTATCTGTGCTCTTCTTGCATCACACATCTAACCTGTCACTGGAAGGATAAGGGCTGGATGTAATATGTTCTGCCATGCGAAGCAAGCGTAGTAACAACAAGTGTTCTCATTCATCTACTTCCCTTGTAGAAACAGAAGAATCTGAAGaggaagataaagaaaatgaTAAAGCTGAAGATGATAAGGAGAATGAGCTGACAGTGGAAGACAAGGTGAGATTGCTGACCTCTGATATCGGTGCTCATAGAAGAATGCAGTATTTGTCTAAATGTCATGTTAATGTCTTTATAAAAGCTCACTTGTATTTCATTTGGTCCTATGTAGGAAATGACTTTTGAAAACCAATATTGCCTAAGGAAGGGGCAGCGTTATGTGTAGTCCACCTTGTAGGATCTTGCTCAGCTCTGTAAACTTGGGCTTGTTTAGCTATGCTGAAACAAATGCTTGCAGTCTACTGATGAGTAATGCAGCCTGGTAAatgcaggggcaggcagggagagttGCTTTAGGTTGTCACTAAAGTTAGTTACTTGTAACACTtcattctctgctttttttgttgttgtctgaCTATGCCTGTTGAATGTACCTGGTCCTGTAAGCCATGATTAGGATGGGAATTCAGTGGGAAGTGTAGTGGTGCTTAAATGTGAGGTGTTCATGTTGATGTAGCAGTCAAAACACCTGGAAAAATCTGGAGCCTATTAGAGTGTGGTACTAAGCGTGCTAGACAGCTGTCTTGAAGACAATATCTGTCACTTCCTCAGACTATTCTAAGGAAGTCCAAAagctcatttgaaaaaaaaaaagtggaacaTGAACTCCTTTATTTAGCTTTTGGTTCATATAAATAGCACCTTAAACAAAACCTTACTGTTGGGATAATATTGGTGCTTGGCACTCTGttatttctgggaaaaaattAAGGCTGTATCAACTAAGAATGTAAGCTTATGTTCCACTTGAAACATTTTCACTGCAGGTAAAGTCTTGGTTGATGTGATAACCTCTTctgcatgtgtgtttgttttgtttttttttttttttacttctagtGTTAAACTGTTTGTCTTGAAGAAATCTGTTCCTTGACAACACTGCTTAGAAACTCAGTGGTGGTGTT encodes:
- the NASP gene encoding nuclear autoantigenic sperm protein isoform X2, whose protein sequence is MQSSAVAAPPCVEPAPASPTRMEEELAAPSTSTDKTDSMDVDGESKKLLGLGQKHLVMGNIPAAVNAFQEAASLLGKKYGETADECAEAFFYYGKSLLELARMENGVLGNALEGVQVEEEGEKAEDDSVLPTVDEEAREELREQVYNAMGEKEEAKRSTEESPVLSEKEIKEEDVEMKEITEEKPTEEASADKDVKLEEAEEKMEVSVEKEVASEEQKQQVAVEKEAMKEEAAVEEKVVEKEQKMVPEDKVAEAAEEEERMTEVSDKEVKAAVEEAEAGELAVEEKGEVGEQTAEATEKEPAVEKREAVEGQAEAAVEEKAVAQVTAEVQAAITVEQKEATEGEVEAAEQKVEEKQEPVETATEEKPDESKETESSKEPVPTEGKEPSNDMEEKAEVAAKVEKEEKKGDLMEEGEGAKVEKEEKDGLMEEGEETEESEEEDKENDKAEDDKENELTVEDKSLQESEEDEIGNLELAWDMLELAKVIYKRQETKEAQLHAAQAHLKLGEVSIESENYTQAIEEFQACLALQQKYLEAHDRLLAESHYQLALAYHYNSQFDEAVLQFGKSVEVIDKRMAMLTERIKKAESGSPEDEKEIEELKGLLPEIKEKIEDSKESQKSARVAELALKATLVGTTSGFAQSEDSGSVSTIPVRKAADGAPQCVTDISHLVRKKTEKRPQAESGAAVESTV
- the NASP gene encoding nuclear autoantigenic sperm protein isoform X1; its protein translation is MQSSAVAAPPCVEPAPASPTRMEEELAAPSTSTDKTDSMDVDGESKKLLGLGQKHLVMGNIPAAVNAFQEAASLLGKKYGETADECAEAFFYYGKSLLELARMENGVLGNALEGVQVEEEGEKAEDDSVLPTVDEEAREELREQVYNAMGEKEEAKRSTEESPVLSEKEIKEEDVEMKEITEEKPTEEASADKDVKLEEAEEKMEVSVEKEVASEEQKQQVAVEKEAMKEEAAVEEKVVEKEQKMVPEDKVAEAAEEEERMTEVSDKEVKAAVEEAEAGELAVEEKGEVGEQTAEATEKEPAVEKREAVEGQAEAAVEEKAVAQVTAEVQAAITVEQKEATEGEVEAAEQKVEEKQEPVETATEEKPDESKETESSKEPVPTEGKEPSNDMEEKAEVAAKVEKEEKKGDLMEEGEGAKVEKEEKDGLMEEGEETEESEEEDKENDKAEDDKENELTVEDKSLQESEEDEIGNLELAWDMLELAKVIYKRQETKEAQLHAAQAHLKLGEVSIESENYTQAIEEFQACLALQQKYLEAHDRLLAESHYQLALAYHYNSQFDEAVLQFGKSVEVIDKRMAMLTERIKKAESGSPEDEKEIEELKGLLPEIKEKIEDSKESQKSARVAELALKATLVGTTSGFAQSEDSGSVSTIPVRKAADGAPQCVTDISHLVRKKRKPEEETQQGDNEAKKSKPEPAVNGGGGDAAPSGNEVAEKMEEETEKRPQAESGAAVESTV